One segment of Anomalospiza imberbis isolate Cuckoo-Finch-1a 21T00152 chromosome 2, ASM3175350v1, whole genome shotgun sequence DNA contains the following:
- the LOC137469232 gene encoding homeobox protein NANOG-like isoform X1: protein MTMAMTIPSSQGLAGADLKHPPHLPAKECLSAGCRQSRRSPRVMLGAGGPGPAMSTHLATPQYVLYPGAARYGDYYWFSAGSMDSVPTEEAPAPDALPLPAAKTPSPSVDSPASSSSGTLTQYHTPDSATSPNAAGSPSPHSSLQKVKAQGKGVVKTGKSRTAFSQEQLKALHQRFQSQKYLSPQQIRELAAALELTYKQVKTWFQNQRMKFKRCQKESQWMDKGMYLPQNGVHQAAYMDMAPTFHQVFPAGSGRNFQAVPNVHQAYSSGQAYRNGQNLYSFSSVEDEGLFGKGGTSCNTQQTMGLLSQPMNFYHSYFDNIDYVSVEVEDTFNFQNTSDTVTPFSSSPIQNQCQLPWHPMGTQSGYESQV from the exons ATGACAATGGCCATGACAATACCTTCCAGCCAAGGCCTGGCTGGGGCGGACTTAAAGCATCCCCCTCATCTCCCCGCAAAGGAGTGCTTGTCCGCGGGCTGCCGGCAGTCTCGACGGTCACCTCGCGTCATGCTCGGGGCAGGGGGACCCGGCCCGGCCATGAGCACCCACCTAGCCACGCCGCAATATGTGCTCTACCCCGGCGCGGCCAGGTATGGGGACTATTACTGGTTCTCCGCAGGCAGCATGGACAGCGTGCCCACCGAGGAGGCTCCGGCGCCGGACGCGCTCCCGCTGCCCGCGGCCAAGACGCCCAGTCCCTCAG tTGACTCTCCGgcttcctccagctctgggacactCACTCAATACCACACCCCCGACTCCGCCACCAGCCCCAACGCAGCAGGGAGCCCGTCTCCCCACTCCTCTCTCCAGAAGGTCAAGGCGCAAGGCAAGGGTGTGGTGAAGACGGGCAAGAGCCGCACAGCCTTCTCGCAGGAGCAGCTGAAAGCCCTACACCAGCGCTTCCAGAGCCAGAAgtacctcagcccccagcagatCCGGGAGCTGGCTGCTGCCCTTGAGCTCACCTACAAGCAG GTGAAAACATGGTTTCAGAATCAACGGATGAAATTTAAGCGTTGCCAAAAGGAGAGCCAGTGGATGGATAAAGGGATGTATTTACCACAG AATGGGGTTCATCAGGCTGCATACATGGATATGGCACCCACCTTCCACCAGGTCTTCCCTGCCGGTTCCGGCAGGAACTTTCAGGCTGTGCCCAACGTGCACCAGGCTTACAGCAGCGGACAGGCTTACAGGAATGGGCAGAACCTGTACTCGTTCTCATCTGTGGAGGATGAAGGGCTCTTTGGAAAAGGTGGGACAAGCTGCAATACCCAGCAAACCATGGGTTTATTAAGCCAGCCAATGAACTTCTATCACAGCTACTTTGACAATATAGATTATGTCAGCGTGGAGGTAGAAGACACCTTCAACTTCCAGAACACCTCTGACACTGTCACACCATTTTCGAGCTCTCCTATACAGAATCAATGCCAGTTACCTTGGCACCCCATGGGAACCCAGAGTGGGTATGAGTCTCAGGTCTGA
- the LOC137469232 gene encoding homeobox protein NANOG-like isoform X2: MGGGDKLKSREVLRCQVLGTFSSAAGSMDSVPTEEAPAPDALPLPAAKTPSPSVDSPASSSSGTLTQYHTPDSATSPNAAGSPSPHSSLQKVKAQGKGVVKTGKSRTAFSQEQLKALHQRFQSQKYLSPQQIRELAAALELTYKQVKTWFQNQRMKFKRCQKESQWMDKGMYLPQNGVHQAAYMDMAPTFHQVFPAGSGRNFQAVPNVHQAYSSGQAYRNGQNLYSFSSVEDEGLFGKGGTSCNTQQTMGLLSQPMNFYHSYFDNIDYVSVEVEDTFNFQNTSDTVTPFSSSPIQNQCQLPWHPMGTQSGYESQV; this comes from the exons ATGGGAGGCGGAGATAAATTGAAATCAAGGGAGGTGCTCCGCTGCCAGGTCCTAGGGACGTTTAGCAGTGCAGCAG GCAGCATGGACAGCGTGCCCACCGAGGAGGCTCCGGCGCCGGACGCGCTCCCGCTGCCCGCGGCCAAGACGCCCAGTCCCTCAG tTGACTCTCCGgcttcctccagctctgggacactCACTCAATACCACACCCCCGACTCCGCCACCAGCCCCAACGCAGCAGGGAGCCCGTCTCCCCACTCCTCTCTCCAGAAGGTCAAGGCGCAAGGCAAGGGTGTGGTGAAGACGGGCAAGAGCCGCACAGCCTTCTCGCAGGAGCAGCTGAAAGCCCTACACCAGCGCTTCCAGAGCCAGAAgtacctcagcccccagcagatCCGGGAGCTGGCTGCTGCCCTTGAGCTCACCTACAAGCAG GTGAAAACATGGTTTCAGAATCAACGGATGAAATTTAAGCGTTGCCAAAAGGAGAGCCAGTGGATGGATAAAGGGATGTATTTACCACAG AATGGGGTTCATCAGGCTGCATACATGGATATGGCACCCACCTTCCACCAGGTCTTCCCTGCCGGTTCCGGCAGGAACTTTCAGGCTGTGCCCAACGTGCACCAGGCTTACAGCAGCGGACAGGCTTACAGGAATGGGCAGAACCTGTACTCGTTCTCATCTGTGGAGGATGAAGGGCTCTTTGGAAAAGGTGGGACAAGCTGCAATACCCAGCAAACCATGGGTTTATTAAGCCAGCCAATGAACTTCTATCACAGCTACTTTGACAATATAGATTATGTCAGCGTGGAGGTAGAAGACACCTTCAACTTCCAGAACACCTCTGACACTGTCACACCATTTTCGAGCTCTCCTATACAGAATCAATGCCAGTTACCTTGGCACCCCATGGGAACCCAGAGTGGGTATGAGTCTCAGGTCTGA